The Bubalus kerabau isolate K-KA32 ecotype Philippines breed swamp buffalo chromosome X, PCC_UOA_SB_1v2, whole genome shotgun sequence genome has a segment encoding these proteins:
- the LOC129639335 gene encoding ARL14 effector protein-like, whose product MSEQAEKSSSVRERPKRQSSPEKPSEMELKKMKRVDRQLKRLSFQNPGPQVANFNPEIRQQIKKGQMAKKNEFVSVKREVNKYDKKGRLTFNEADLCDCLDEDCLGCFYPCPKCNSTKCGPTCRCNRRWAYDTIVNENGEVISKMPFDLSD is encoded by the coding sequence ATGAGTGAACAAGCAGAAAAGAGCAGTTCCGTGCGAGAGAGACCTAAACGTCAAagttctcctgagaaaccaagTGAGATggaactgaagaaaatgaaacgGGTGGATCGGCAGTTAAAACGGTTGTCATTTCAAAATCCTGGGCCTCAGGTAGCCAACTTTAATCCTGAAATAAGGCAGCAGATCAAGAAAGGGCAAATGGCAAAGAAGAATGAGTTTGTTTCTGTAAAACGCGAAGTCAACAAGTATGACAAAAAGGGCAGGCTCACCTTCAATGAGGCTGACCTGTGTGACTGCCTTGATGAAGACTGCCTGGGTTGCTTCTACCCGTGCCCCAAGTGTAACTCCACCAAGTGCGGGCCCACTTGCCGCTGCAACCGCCGCTGGGCCTACGACACCATAGTCAATGAGAATGGGGAGGTCATCAGCAAGATGCCATTCGACCTCTCCGACTAg